AGTGAAGAATGCTGTACCGCCACATACTGTTCCAAGATTTGTCTCAGGAATAGTCGGCAAGGCAGTCCATATAAAGCATCCAATCTACTTTGATTTCGGACACCACCGCAGCCGATGTTTCGGTAATCCTGATAAATGCAATAATGGTTTTACTGCAGCCATGTGGGTGTACATCCTTAGTGCGACCGATAATGAAGGGTATATCATATCGAGCGGTGGCCAGACATACCAAAGTAACAGTGGGGTAGCAGTGTTTCATGTCAAGGCAGGATACGTAAAATATGAAGTGAGAACGACTTCTCACAAATATACCGGGAAGGTCAACATTGGGCTACTGGAATGGTATCACCTGGCATTCACCTGGAGTGTTCAGGATGGTCTAGAGATCTATATGAATGGGAAACGTGTAGTTCAAAACAAGACAGTTACGACCAAGGCGATGGCTATAGACTATTTTAGTACTTTCAGCATCGGGAATTCGAACAACAACCAAAATAGCTTGAGcaaattttttggaaaatgtaACATTGATGATCTTATTGTCTGGGAAAAAAGTTTGACGGCTCAGTCGATTTCGGAGCTTTATTACACACCTAACTACGGAACAACAGGACCATGATCGCCGGATACAGACACACTGGCAAAGTGTATGTGCGCCATGCATTTAATAAAAGCTTAGTCAGGGGTGTATAGCCAGCTTTTTGGTGCTGGGGAAGGTAGACTCtctgggcagtccattgcgtcatcctaattgggtctccttatAAGGAacaaggccggtccactgcgtccggagtgtaccggggaagggggcaaaatgacactttttgaaaagaaGTAAAAAATACAAGCCCGTTGGCTTCGAGGGCCGCAGCTAGTGAGGCTGATGATGGCTGAGGAGTGATAAAAGGAGTAGCAAAGCCCGGTAACACACGGACTAAAACTCACCGGCCAGGCAAAAAATTGCTACTCTCATACCTCTATTATCTACTGATTTATGTGGGTTTTTTTAATGATTGCATATATAATTTGTTTGCGGATATAAAATTACCTATGCCAACACCGAGACAGTTTTAACGACGCAATTTTTTTTCCAACAGTTGGTTTTTCATGAGTTATCTGgctgtttcagtcataaattacacaaatggACAAGtggatttaattcaataaaatattccgtttgaaaatcgacgaccaacttctgttatattgaatattcattggttggAGGTTGCAGAACTATCAATTAGatgcgagtatgtttttaactgtcaagtgcatatttggagaggtactgaaaagatatttggtgtggcaagtctataCAGATGTGTAACAGTGTCCAGAACACTGTTTGTTATATTATTGGACCTATCCATTCTAGGCCCTAAAGCATACCCATTTGGATCAGATATGTGGTTAGATATTTACGTGAGCCAATCTGGTGTCAGTCAAGGTTGGCAAACCTGCGATTACTGCATTAAACGACAACATATTGTGTCGATCACGAGTGTATCATCCCATGCTAgcatttttgtgattggtcctttccgatgatctgatgacacTTTTGACTCCCGAAGTGTAACATATGGGCCACAAACTAGGAAACGTGGCTTTTTCTCGTCGACCATCCTAGGCAATGGACGCATATCAGGGACGCGGGTAATTTCTACGGTAATCCATAATTTCCGATTATTCCTCAGGTATGTGAGGCTGAAGGCTAAATTGTTGAGAGCCAggcatgaaaatcatgttcCCTTTCCTGACTTGGCCTCATAGCCAAGGTTGGTCATATCCCGTCTACGCTTCTATCCACTAATTAGGCCTATTGGGTTGTTCTATATTCTATCAAGTTAATCCCCCTCTCTGTAAAATTATCCcaacaaaatcatgaaacatATCGAGTATTTTAGTTGATTCTTTCGGTATCTCTCTGCTGAGCGACCGCAGTCCCTCTTGCATCGAAATTGTGAGTCAAGATCTCACCTCTGGGTAGGCAAACTTGCGTTAAACTGagtatcggctgatggttttattctactgtatttagaacCAACATCCAATATCTAGCGATCCGTAATAGatgtaaagaaattatttgataataaagtaaaatttgaatttgaattttgctaatttgagatttttctgccagttggctgaaaagagtggaaatatcaacgtttgtccaatttgtcaaaaattatcaaataatttccgtggtcaactaccagtttacttttcaccatttacttgcccgactctcTGcatggaatatcatatcaatatttcagattcacaaccccacgcagtatctgttgcgtcgcggtcaaacattgacaatttaactgctaaaaggctgaaataatcaatggtggtcttgtctcatatacGTTGTCCCTACGTATAAGCTTccgccaggtggccagtgtgtaaccaCTACTCGCCAGTtccgggccactctctgtaatgCAATCACGAGAGAGTTTGAATATGGGGAATGATTGCCACCTGGCCTCTACCAGGTATGTAccgaatcaaacatgaccagtTTAAATGTTAACGGCTCATCCGTTGAAGAAATGTTGTAATCCAAAACTGTCAGGATAATGACAGTGTTTCTGTTTTCTCGAAATTGCTTTCGGGTTGCATGATTTTCGAATTGATTCTGCCCGGAGAAGGTCGCAATTAAGTTAGCGGGTGGCAGGATATAAACGCAGACCTCATCAACACCTGGAAATGCCAAAGGCCAACACTTTTTTTTTATCAGGACTTTACCAGTGTCAGCTCGGCTGACTTGTTCGTATGGATATCCATACGAATTGCTGGTATGATAGTCCATCCCCTCCTACAGACTGCCAACTACGAAGTGAGAATTATATGTTTTCTCACGCCACTCGCCATGGTGAGGTACTGGGACCGACAAGCGATAGATGAGCGTCGGATAGGTCAATATAGGCCGCCCATCCAATATTCGTTTCGTACTGTCAGTTTGATCTATAGCCCTGGCGCTTATGGACTGAGGAGGGATAAATTGACAATAAACAACGCACTTGCTGTGGGCCATGCCATCACTCACAACACAGTAGCGATGTTTAAAGAAACAGCTGCCACGTTGAATTACGTGTTTTTATAACGTGTCTAAAGGGTAGTCTTAAAGGACAGACTCAACCTTTCCTTATTTTCCGGCACAGCATGCTCTCAATCCTTTGGCTCCTTACATTTACTTCCGCATTGACACGCTATCGGATATCGAGAAGCCCAGTGGACATTGTGTCTTATATATCCTCTGCAGAATCCGGAGACAATAATGGTCCTCAAACGGTCCTAATCTACAGTTTCGGATTACATCTGACTGGGCTTCTACATCATAATAGCAATGCGCTCACTGTGTCAATAGATTCAACGATGGAGGCCATTTGGCGGGCGAATAGGTTGCATTTTGATCTTGCCGACAATCAGGAAAGAACAGTCGTCTTGGATTTTTAGTGTGGATCAGGTTGTGGCACAGTTCGACAGGAACATAGACCTATGCAGGTGTAAAGTTCATGGGATGTACCCTAAGACTTAAACAGCATGACGGACAGGATGGACGGAACCAACCGCGCGAGCTTAACATTTTATGGAATTTTAGGGAAATTGTCAATGTGCGGATTACACTTGTTCTATCATTCAACATCTTTTCGTTGCGACAAAATAACCGCGTCACCCCAAAAATAGAATTGATAAAATCGCTGCAAATTTTTCTCAATTCTCTTTTTGCGtcaccaagtacatgtatgtacatgtctGATTCCGCAGAAAAATAATGTAAAATCGTAGTCCATTGTACTACTCTGCTGCATCAACTTATTGAGCGGTTCTATGATCACCATGCCAGCGTCCCAAGAATGAATCAATCGATCCTCGCCTAAGATGCAAGCCTGGCATCGCCGCCTATCCCATGAGTTGTAGCTATATCGGGTGAAGCCACCAGATCATTGCCCAGTGAACCGTCCTCGCAATGATAGATCAAAGGCAGCTAAGAATAAGACAGGACCTTACAACCCCATACATTGTATACCCACTAATTAGGCTGGTAATTAAACCGGTCCTCCGGGTCTTATGGGCAGAAGGCAGTGTAGCCGAATGGAAATTGCTGTGGTGGTGATGTGGTTGGTGATGTAATGTACAAGGCTTCGGCAACTGCAGGATCTGACAATGAGATGACAATTCAAATTGGATACTGTACCTTTTTCTTTGAATTCTTGATGATAGCATATATTCTTGATTTCTAATGGATTACGTAATAAATATAGAGTTGAACGGACTATCTCAAAATACGAGAAAACTGTTGATTAGAAGGCTTATACTGGACGTTTAAATTGGTAATGGTAAGTGTTTACTGACCGTACTGAATATCGCTTTGGTAACCATATTACACCACCCAGGCCTCCCTCTCTAGACCTGAGAAGTAATGAATTCGGTGGCCGGGCGAGCCAGCCTGACCATTCATATTTACGAGCAGAATATTAGAGGAAACAACAGGTCCACGACTCTTCTGACACAATACAATTGTTCTCGACTCTCTGGATAATCATAAGCTTTCAGCATTGTTGCCGGGAGAATGCTATTACTTGATGAAACGAGATATCATGGTAAAGTATACCTGACCCTTTACTTAAACAACCCTGTTACCCCAAGTGGGGTATGAGGGATTCATGACGGTCCCGGTGCCCAACAGGATTCTTCCTTCATGGGCAGTTCCCTCAACTTCAGGTCGTCGTTACCGCCCCTTGTACCTATACAGCTCTTGCGGTCGTCACCAAACGGAACTTGGACTGCCTGGCAGTGTACGCCATTTGCCTATGCGGATTCCATCGATTTTAAGAGCATGCCTAGCATTGTTCCTTGGCTTTCTCAGGATGTAGCCGAGCAGGTCCACTTTCTCCACAGGACCAGCAGTTCTATCGGCCCCTGGTCTGTCTCTCTCTCACACAGTAGGTGCGGAAATCTCCACCGAGTTTCATAAGCACTCGAGGCAGTAGTCGAAAACGAAGTAGAGAGAATAAAAGTGGCCCGTGCATATCAAATCAACAGAAGAGTTCTGCTGCTCCCCATATAGCAACAGCGTTTGATAACAGATATTCCCATCAAATAATCATAACCTTCCCACGCTGTGGGGACGCTTGGGATTTCAACACATGGTAACAAAATTGTTACATTTCTGATAGACTGTTGCACATGCTTTTCCCAATCATCAATAAGGAATGCCCATGAACTGCAAGCTTTGATGTGGCCCTGCGTACAGAGTTCCTTACATATTTTCGAACACTGGGCTGCATCATGGCTATTGGTTCTAAGGGCATAAAAAACACAATTCTGCCCAAATATCGCCCAAGTCCAGTTGACCTCTCGCATCTTTATTAGAACTCAACGAAGGGTCTGTCGTTGCTAGTCAGATGGTCAGTACTGAACACTGCAAGCAGTTTCCTCCGAACTAAAGCTGCCTCTCGCTGAAGCATAAACACGGCTACTCCTACGACTTGTAAGTGGGCTACCCATTGTTTCAGGAGAGTGACTGGTACGTAGAGATCTACGGCGAGAAGGGTGCCATCACTGACTCGCTCCAGTACGTGACGGGCCCGATTCGGCTGGAGAAGAACCTCATGCAGCTGATAGAGGAGGACATCCAGACATCAAGTGGCATGTGGCCGTCTGAGGTAACACGCTCCCCAAGCATTCTACTAAAGGATAGACCAGAACAATTGGCCCATTCTCGGTCCTCCTGTCAATCCACAAATCCCTAGCAATATGATTTTGGCCTCATAGTTTTTGGCATAAGTGTCCTTAACATACAGATTCCTCATCCTATAAAAGCTTGGACAAAGTcatgaaaaaaaccaagctGACAAAGAGTGGGAATTAGCTAAGGCACCATATTGAACATGGCGATCTGAACCTTGTGTTAAATCAAGTCCAAAATGATCAAGAAACACGTGGTTTCAGAATTGAGGATACTGCAGAGGATAACACACATTTTTATTTTCCCCAGCCTGGTAACTGCACAAAGTTCCGAACATTAGAACTGAACCTGGAAATGATCGCGACGGACACCAGATttggttttgttgttgttggtggtggCGACGAAGGCTCCTTCCCACCAAGGATACACAAGCTCCAAGCAGGTAaatgattttcttttgaaaGATGTGTTACCCTGCTTGGAATTTTTGGAGTAAACTTCTGTTGGCTGTGAAAGTGTTGCCAATGGTGGCTTGATAGTAACTCGAATGTGTTGGTTCTGGCAAAGGAAAACGATCTGAAACAAACACAATCTCTACATTCTTCGATCACACAACCGTTCactgtcatgtctgtatctgTTTTCTGTTTTCTGTTTTTCGTCACTAATGTTGTATTAAAAATGGATCCACCGTCAGAGAGGAAGGAAACCGAATGTTGGACGATCATAGCATTTTCTTTCCCGGCAATTCAGTTTCAAGATGGTGATATCATACCAGTACGAATCGATGGCAAGCATGTATCTTTTACTGTTTTCTGTGTTTCGTCACTATATTGTATGAAAGATGGATCCACTGTTGAAGGGCTGGCGATCGCATCATCACCCCCTATTCATTTGTCCTGTCAGAATATCAAGTTGGTAAATCTTGCCAGTATAGATGGCAAGCCTGTATCTTTATTGCTATCTCCTTCGTTTCACTGTATGAAAGATTCGTCTCACCCTGTACAACTTTGAAGAGCGGGAAAAATAAGGTTTGTGCTATTATCTGCGAGAACTCGTTTTGGGTTCTTACTGCCTTAACATAGTGTACCTTTGTTTCTAGGTGGATGTCTATTTCACTTGTTGTTGTTAAGCGGGGCAAGAAGGGAGCCGGAGTACGTAGCGGCGGAGTTCATATGGCGAGTGAAGAGGTTAAAAGTCACATAATTAATCGTTAATACCTCTTCAACGGAGAATGAAATGATGTCATTGAAGACGTCATAACTGACCCATAATGTCTTTTTTGCGTTTCAACTTGTTACTATAAAAGTGTTGCGCTTTTGTTATTGACGACTCTAAAAAAAGTCATTTGTTTAGTAAATTTAGTGGATTTGTTGGCGACAACAGCTCTCGGCCAAATTTCGTGTCATGGTATTATTCTCATCAGTCTCTTTCATACGGAAATAATTCTCGTTACTTTGAACCATAGAGTTGGGTTCCGTTTCATGTCGGAAGAAATAATTGTGTTGTTGCCTTCGGATATTCAGTAGCTTTGCAAAACATAAAAACTAATTATGCAAGTGCAGGGTGGCATAAACTCTCCCTGCGGCACCTACGCATCGTTAGACTTATCCGCTCCATGATGAAAACAGCTTGTTTTTGCCACCAAATTTCCAGTAATTGTTACAAAAGGCATGCATCACTTTCAACAATAACCATCCATTCGTGTTATTTGCATTCGACTCTCGGTAATCACAGCGGTCTGAAGAGCCGCATCTACTAATGATTTCAAATATTCCGCCATCTGCCAATAAAAACGAGACAATCtggtaaaatacatgtatacagcacGAGGTCGGTCATACGAAAGCTATGCACGGCTTCGCAATGGTTGCGCCTCTTCCGTTTTTCAACAGTTCTCATAGATTGCATTCCGTGCAAGGTTTCACCAAGCAGCAAATCGTCCTTTTCTGTCTGACAAGTTCCCTGCCCTCTGCAATTTATCACGTCCTAAAGCCAAATTACCACCAATGATGTATTTGCTGCAATTACGAATTATCCAGCCCATTAATCATGGCAGCCTCTCCTGCTAATCAATACAGAAGAGGTTTAAAAAGGCTTCGTTATGTGGTATTGAACAACCTGTGTTGGTTGGGCCACCTCTCATGTAGAAAAAAGGAGTTTCGAGCGTTAATCAGACCACATTTTTGTGATCAGCAGCGACCTACCAGCCCGGCGCTGGTTGTATGTCGCTGAGTTGACATTGTGAGTGTGCATCAACTACGACCGCTACTCGCTTACTGCAGGCAGCAACGGGATAACGGAACTCAGCCCCAAATCGCCTTCTATGACATCACCGCATCATCCCTAATGCCGTCGCTCCAAATGGCTGAATGATCTCGGTTATAAATGCGATTTGCTTCCGCGACAACGAGACTCCACCCAGACGGTTGTTGACGTCGGCGATTGTTATCACTGAGCAGATTTGTCATTGACCAGAGGTTGTGTAGCCCGTGGTGTGGACAATCATTTGCTGTCACAAGTGGATCACGGGCTAGTTTGGGAAAGCAAAGCCAATACTCCTCAGACAGTCCATCATTATCTTCAGGAGCTTTACTAAAGGGTTCTCCCAATCCAACGAAGGTTTACGATCTCTTGGGATGACTGGAAGTCTTTTATTCACCTTAACAGTAGTGTCTTTGACGCTCAGTCGTTTGGGATAATCCTTCGGTACAACAAGTGGATTATGTGCCACAGTTTGGGAGGGCCAACTTTACGCTATCGATACTTAAGAAGACACTTCcccatggtcacaacatagctTCAAAGGGTTGTCAAATTCGACAAAAGCCAGGGGTCCGATCTCTTGTGGTGTCTTTGATTCACTTCCAAGTCAGCATGCAGGTCGCGCACAAGTAAACCATCCTTTCCATTTCATGCCGAGACATACTAGTAGAGGATTACGTGACTAAGAATTCCTGATGAAAGAGCACTGGGCTTGTCGAGAGATGAATGATTCTTACTCTGCTACTCGTGAGTTCGTGATGAGCTTTGTCACGAATCCACCAGATCTTAGGAAGTCAACCCTAATTGACTTATTTCGTGACCTATTGTAGGAAATGCAAGTCGATCGGCGCGCTTTCAAATACGTATTATCTCAAGTAAGGTAGTCAGTGAAGAAAGCTTTACAGAGAAGTCGTGAGGTTGTACATCCGCCCACAGTAGGTTTTTGTATCATTCCTAAAAAGCACTGCGAAGTGTTTCAGAAACGATGCAGAAGC
Above is a window of Lineus longissimus chromosome 3, tnLinLong1.2, whole genome shotgun sequence DNA encoding:
- the LOC135485193 gene encoding uncharacterized protein LOC135485193, with protein sequence MRDTLVACITEETIMTLKLTCILIVFPLVTGSDVMTWRHEKPEQCPEKVPTTLTPIKTAAATSLIYCALKCTEYPSCLSFYYKQDTDNCMMYPKAADKDCTGFEDKAVAANAGYFELQKKCSGSSCSCAETFRGKECNINAVDAASFLPMEEVKDGKLVGHGFTPAVKNAVPPHTVPRFVSGIVGKAVHIKHPIYFDFGHHRSRCFGNPDKCNNGFTAAMWVYILSATDNEGYIISSGGQTYQSNSGVAVFHVKAGYVKYEVRTTSHKYTGKVNIGLLEWYHLAFTWSVQDGLEIYMNGKRVVQNKTVTTKAMAIDYFSTFSIGNSNNNQNSLSKFFGKCNIDDLIVWEKSLTAQSISELYYTPNYGTTGP